In the genome of Chryseobacterium oryzae, one region contains:
- a CDS encoding lysophospholipid acyltransferase family protein, which produces MNLLIKILYLISKLPLKILYIFSDIIFFLNYYLIGYRKKVITQNLQHSFPDKSEEEITEIRKKFYRNFSDYLAETVKSFSISEVESRVRMQHINQELFHEAKAEGKNIILLAGHVFNWEWINALATLTPQKNSHPVYRKVNSSFWEDQMKKVRNRFGNEALEANEVILNIFRNPNDGESIYMFVADQTPHIAHVNYGLKFLNQSTPAFIGYDKLATRMDLIFIYCEMKKVKRGFYQVNYHRIYPDGEKFVKNEVVKKFHQLLENTIRKNPDNYLWSHRKWKYQDAIKTYDGE; this is translated from the coding sequence ATGAATTTATTAATAAAAATACTCTACTTAATATCTAAACTTCCGCTGAAAATACTTTATATTTTCTCGGACATTATTTTCTTCCTCAATTATTATTTAATCGGATACAGGAAAAAAGTAATTACCCAAAATCTTCAACATTCTTTTCCAGACAAATCTGAAGAAGAAATCACCGAAATTCGTAAAAAATTCTATCGCAATTTTTCAGATTATTTGGCAGAAACCGTTAAATCTTTCAGTATTTCCGAAGTAGAATCTCGGGTAAGAATGCAGCATATTAATCAAGAATTATTCCACGAAGCCAAAGCAGAAGGAAAAAACATTATTCTTTTGGCAGGTCATGTTTTTAACTGGGAATGGATCAATGCATTAGCAACTCTTACTCCGCAAAAAAATTCTCATCCTGTTTACAGAAAAGTGAACAGTAGTTTTTGGGAAGACCAGATGAAAAAAGTCCGCAACAGATTCGGAAACGAAGCTTTGGAAGCTAATGAAGTCATCTTAAATATTTTCCGAAATCCCAATGATGGAGAATCTATTTATATGTTTGTGGCAGACCAGACTCCTCATATTGCTCATGTAAATTATGGTTTAAAATTTCTTAACCAAAGCACTCCCGCTTTTATTGGTTACGATAAACTGGCTACAAGAATGGATCTCATTTTTATTTACTGTGAAATGAAGAAGGTAAAAAGAGGATTTTACCAAGTCAATTACCATAGAATTTATCCCGACGGTGAGAAATTTGTGAAAAACGAAGTGGTTAAAAAATTTCATCAATTGCTTGAAAATACAATCAGAAAAAATCCTGATAACTATTTGTGGTCTCACAGAAAATGGAAGTATCAGGACGCAATTAAAACTTACGACGGAGAATAG
- the apaG gene encoding Co2+/Mg2+ efflux protein ApaG, whose amino-acid sequence MFSKITSNIKVSVVPEYDIKNSYPSENRFVFKYNIVIENKGEATIKILKRKWLIFDLGFGFTEVVGDGIIGLTPDIEPDEKFAYFSNVMLRSGVGNMSGKYLVQNLETNENFEIDIPKFELLSEVLSN is encoded by the coding sequence ATGTTTTCTAAAATTACTTCCAATATAAAGGTTTCGGTAGTTCCGGAGTACGATATCAAGAACAGTTATCCCTCAGAAAACCGTTTTGTTTTTAAATACAATATCGTAATCGAAAATAAGGGAGAAGCTACCATCAAAATCCTCAAAAGAAAATGGCTCATTTTCGATTTGGGATTTGGCTTTACAGAAGTTGTTGGCGATGGAATTATCGGTTTAACACCTGATATTGAGCCTGATGAAAAATTTGCCTATTTTTCTAATGTAATGTTGCGTTCAGGAGTGGGGAATATGTCTGGAAAATATTTAGTTCAGAATTTAGAAACTAATGAAAATTTTGAAATAGATATCCCTAAATTTGAACTGCTTTCTGAAGTTTTAAGCAATTGA
- a CDS encoding CinA family nicotinamide mononucleotide deamidase-related protein, translating into MKNAVLITIGDEILSGNTLDSNSNYIAAQLKDVGITVKQIFTISDEIEIIKNTLTSAFEIGDLVITTGGLGPTRDDKTKKALAEFFNDEIALDEATFEHLKAYMEKRGRIEILERNREQAFVPTKSTVFQNHYGTAPCMMMKYGNKLSFSLPGVPYEVKPLIKDQIIPYLQEKFKLEFIQSRIVSVVGIPESILADKIENWELSLPENMQLSYLPIGNRVKLRITANGINEQVLNIQLEDEIQKLFPIIGENIIATYQDKIEVILGEILSEKKLTISTAESCTGGELAKMLTSNPGSSQYFYGGIVAYATEKKTKILNVSEGTIERFTVVSEEVAREMAEGCQNLFSTDISISSTGVAGPGKGEDGKDVGTVYYTIRVNNHSQTFKLFLPHLERQDFIYFVSQKILQDLVGILIEK; encoded by the coding sequence ATGAAAAATGCAGTTCTTATTACCATTGGTGATGAAATTCTTTCGGGCAATACGTTAGACAGCAATTCTAATTATATTGCAGCACAGCTTAAAGATGTTGGGATTACTGTTAAACAGATTTTTACAATATCTGATGAGATTGAAATAATTAAAAATACCCTTACATCTGCTTTCGAGATAGGCGATTTGGTGATAACAACCGGCGGTCTGGGTCCTACAAGAGACGATAAAACAAAAAAAGCACTTGCCGAATTTTTTAATGATGAAATCGCTTTAGATGAAGCTACTTTTGAACATCTTAAAGCTTATATGGAGAAACGCGGAAGAATAGAAATTCTGGAAAGAAACCGAGAACAGGCATTTGTTCCTACAAAATCAACTGTTTTTCAGAATCATTACGGTACTGCACCTTGTATGATGATGAAATATGGAAACAAACTTTCTTTCAGTCTTCCGGGAGTTCCTTATGAAGTAAAACCGCTCATAAAAGATCAAATTATTCCTTATTTGCAGGAAAAATTTAAGCTGGAATTCATCCAAAGCAGAATAGTTTCTGTTGTAGGAATTCCGGAAAGTATTTTGGCGGATAAAATTGAAAACTGGGAATTATCACTCCCGGAAAATATGCAATTGTCTTACCTTCCTATTGGGAACCGTGTAAAATTAAGAATTACAGCCAACGGGATAAATGAACAGGTTTTAAATATTCAGCTTGAAGATGAGATTCAAAAATTGTTTCCCATTATCGGAGAAAATATAATTGCAACTTACCAAGACAAAATAGAAGTGATTCTAGGGGAAATTTTAAGTGAAAAAAAACTGACAATTTCTACTGCAGAAAGTTGTACAGGAGGAGAACTGGCAAAAATGCTTACCTCGAATCCCGGAAGTTCACAGTATTTTTACGGAGGAATTGTAGCGTATGCAACCGAAAAGAAAACCAAAATTCTGAACGTTTCTGAAGGAACCATAGAGCGTTTTACCGTTGTAAGCGAAGAAGTAGCAAGAGAAATGGCAGAAGGCTGTCAAAATCTTTTCAGCACAGATATTTCTATTTCTTCAACAGGAGTTGCCGGTCCCGGAAAAGGAGAAGATGGAAAAGATGTAGGAACTGTGTATTATACTATTAGAGTGAATAATCATTCTCAAACTTTCAAACTGTTTCTTCCACATCTCGAAAGACAGGATTTCATTTACTTTGTTTCGCAGAAAATTCTTCAGGATCTGGTAGGAATTTTAATTGAAAAATAA
- the odhB gene encoding 2-oxoglutarate dehydrogenase complex dihydrolipoyllysine-residue succinyltransferase codes for MSVLEMKVPSPGESITEVEIATWLVKDGDYVEKDQPIAEVDSDKATLELPAEESGVITLKAEEGDVVQVGQVVCLIDRDAAKPSGSSAPAEAPKKEEEAPKAAEPAKTEAPKPVAAAATQTYATGTPSPAAKKILDEKGIDASQVSGSGRDGRISKSDAELAAVPAFGGNPMTATGSRSTTTTKLSVLRRKIAQRLVSVKNETAMLTTFNEVDMSEIFRLRKQYKEEFAQKHGVGLGFMSFFTKAVTRALQMYPDVNASIDGDYKVNYDFCDISIAVSGPKGLMVPVLRNAENMSFASVEANIKDLAIKVRDGKITVDEMTGGTFTITNGGTFGSMMSTPIINPPQSAILGMHNIIQRPVAIDGQVVIRPMMYLAMSYDHRIIDGKESVGFLVAVKEAIDNPVEILMNGDEKKGLGL; via the coding sequence ATGTCAGTTTTAGAAATGAAAGTTCCTTCACCGGGCGAATCAATAACCGAAGTTGAAATTGCAACTTGGCTTGTAAAAGATGGTGATTATGTTGAAAAAGACCAGCCAATTGCTGAAGTAGATTCAGATAAAGCTACTCTTGAGCTTCCTGCTGAAGAAAGTGGTGTTATCACTTTAAAAGCTGAAGAAGGTGATGTTGTTCAGGTAGGACAGGTAGTTTGTCTAATCGACAGAGATGCTGCAAAACCTTCCGGAAGTTCTGCTCCTGCTGAAGCTCCTAAAAAAGAAGAGGAAGCTCCAAAAGCTGCTGAGCCAGCAAAAACTGAAGCTCCTAAACCGGTAGCTGCGGCAGCCACTCAAACGTATGCAACAGGAACTCCTTCTCCGGCTGCTAAAAAAATTCTTGATGAAAAAGGAATTGATGCTTCCCAAGTTTCAGGTTCTGGAAGAGACGGAAGAATCTCTAAATCTGATGCTGAATTAGCGGCTGTTCCTGCTTTTGGAGGAAACCCTATGACTGCAACTGGATCTAGATCTACAACGACAACTAAACTTTCAGTTCTTAGAAGAAAAATCGCTCAGAGATTGGTTTCTGTAAAGAATGAAACAGCGATGTTAACTACTTTCAACGAAGTAGACATGTCTGAAATCTTCAGACTGAGAAAACAATATAAAGAAGAATTCGCTCAAAAACATGGAGTAGGACTTGGTTTCATGTCTTTCTTTACAAAAGCAGTTACAAGAGCTTTACAAATGTATCCTGATGTAAATGCTTCTATCGATGGAGATTATAAAGTAAACTATGATTTTTGCGATATTTCGATTGCAGTTTCCGGACCTAAAGGGTTAATGGTTCCTGTATTGAGAAATGCAGAAAATATGTCTTTTGCAAGTGTTGAAGCTAACATAAAAGACTTGGCAATTAAAGTAAGAGACGGAAAAATCACTGTTGATGAAATGACTGGTGGTACTTTTACAATTACCAATGGTGGTACTTTTGGTTCTATGATGTCTACGCCAATTATCAATCCGCCTCAATCTGCAATTTTAGGAATGCATAACATCATCCAAAGACCGGTTGCTATAGACGGACAAGTTGTAATTCGTCCTATGATGTACCTTGCGATGTCTTATGACCACAGAATTATTGATGGTAAAGAATCTGTAGGATTTCTTGTGGCAGTAAAAGAAGCAATAGATAATCCTGTTGAAATTTTAATGAATGGCGATGAGAAAAAAGGTTTAGGTTTATAA
- a CDS encoding 2-oxoglutarate dehydrogenase E1 component, whose protein sequence is MDRFSFLNAAHSQLIEDLYQQYLKFPDSLESSWKAFFQGFDFALENYSDEESVQYIQNSVNSAPVVQQVSQAASNGEIPEHIKKEFKVVNLIEAYRTRGHLFTKTNPVRERRHYTPTLDIENFGLSSADLNTKFNCATETGMKEPSTLQDIITHLQHIYCDSIGVEYMHINNVQEKDFIKQWLQVNENHPILNANEKTEILLKLNQAVAFENYLHTKFVGQKRFSLEGGETLIPALDQLISRSSQLGVDEVVLGMAHRGRLNVLTNIFGKSYKQIFSEFEGKEFEEDVFSGDVKYHLGSSKKIKTASGEEVSINLTPNPSHLETVAALVEGICRAKVDDKYKDFSKVLPIIIHGDGAIAGQGIAYEVAQMMTLEGYKTGGTVHIVVNNQVSFTTNYMDARSSTYCTDVAKVTESPVMHVNADDAEAVVHAIHFAADFRAKFGKDVYIDLLGYRKYGHNEGDEPRFTQPNLYKTISKHPNPREIYKDLLLKENVVSNELIGKMEADFKALLDKDFDASKEIEKNVMDRFMADDWTNFPLGKRGAVQEPVDTKYNLEKLKELAVKMSTLPADKKFINKITRLFENRLKAIEADNLDWALGEWLAYATLLSEGHNVRISGEDVERGTFSHRHAVVKTEDTEEEYIPLRHVSESRFDIYNSHLSEYGVLGFDYGYAMASPNTLTIWESQFGDFVNGAQIIVDQYLAAAEEKWKIQDGLVMLLPHGSEGQGAEHSSARLERFLTLCANENMVVANITSPANYFHLLRRQLKWSFRKPLIVMSPKSLLRHPKVVSPLEDFANGSFQPILDDPNAEAGKIEKLVLCSGKLYFELLAKQEELNCDTVALVRFEQLYPLQNDAIEKIFAKYSNAKSIIWAQEEPENMGAWSYILRNFRDTGIQVIAPVPSGAPAPGSYKMFEKNQNAVINRVFDRDDAPAKRPVTA, encoded by the coding sequence ATGGACAGATTTTCATTCCTAAACGCAGCTCATTCTCAGTTAATTGAGGACTTATACCAACAATATTTAAAATTTCCTGACTCTTTAGAATCATCATGGAAAGCCTTTTTTCAAGGCTTCGATTTTGCTTTGGAAAACTACAGCGATGAGGAAAGCGTTCAGTATATACAAAATTCGGTAAATTCTGCACCGGTTGTACAACAGGTTTCTCAGGCGGCTTCCAATGGCGAAATCCCTGAACATATTAAGAAAGAATTTAAGGTAGTAAACCTTATTGAAGCGTACAGAACGAGAGGTCATCTTTTTACAAAAACAAATCCTGTTCGCGAAAGAAGACATTATACACCTACTTTAGATATTGAAAACTTTGGTTTGAGCAGTGCAGATTTGAATACTAAATTCAACTGTGCCACAGAAACCGGGATGAAAGAGCCTTCAACTTTGCAGGATATCATCACTCATCTTCAGCATATTTACTGCGATTCTATCGGTGTGGAATATATGCACATCAATAATGTTCAGGAGAAAGATTTTATCAAACAGTGGCTTCAGGTAAACGAAAATCATCCAATCCTTAATGCCAACGAAAAAACTGAAATTTTATTAAAATTAAATCAGGCAGTTGCTTTCGAAAATTATCTTCATACAAAATTTGTAGGACAGAAGAGATTTTCTTTAGAAGGTGGTGAAACATTAATTCCGGCCTTGGATCAGTTAATTTCGAGATCTTCTCAACTTGGTGTTGATGAGGTTGTTTTAGGGATGGCTCACCGAGGAAGATTAAATGTTTTAACCAATATTTTTGGTAAATCTTACAAACAGATTTTCTCAGAATTTGAAGGAAAAGAATTCGAAGAAGATGTATTTTCAGGGGACGTAAAATATCACTTAGGTTCATCTAAAAAAATTAAAACAGCTTCAGGAGAAGAGGTTTCTATTAATTTAACACCAAACCCATCTCACTTAGAAACCGTTGCCGCTTTGGTAGAAGGTATTTGCCGTGCAAAGGTTGATGATAAGTATAAAGACTTTTCTAAAGTTTTACCAATTATTATTCATGGAGACGGAGCGATTGCCGGACAGGGAATTGCTTATGAAGTCGCTCAAATGATGACTTTGGAAGGCTATAAAACTGGAGGAACTGTTCATATTGTTGTAAACAACCAGGTTTCGTTTACGACCAATTATATGGATGCAAGATCTTCAACCTACTGTACAGACGTTGCAAAAGTTACAGAATCTCCTGTAATGCATGTTAATGCAGACGATGCGGAGGCGGTAGTTCATGCAATTCATTTTGCTGCAGATTTCAGAGCGAAGTTTGGCAAAGATGTGTATATCGATTTGTTAGGATATAGAAAATATGGACATAACGAAGGGGATGAGCCAAGATTTACACAGCCAAATTTATATAAAACAATTTCTAAACATCCGAATCCGAGAGAGATTTATAAAGATTTACTATTGAAAGAAAACGTAGTATCTAATGAACTCATCGGTAAAATGGAAGCAGATTTTAAAGCGCTTTTAGATAAAGATTTTGATGCTTCTAAAGAAATTGAGAAAAATGTAATGGATCGTTTCATGGCAGATGACTGGACGAATTTTCCACTCGGAAAAAGAGGTGCAGTTCAGGAGCCTGTAGATACAAAATACAATTTGGAAAAGCTGAAAGAGTTGGCAGTTAAGATGTCTACACTTCCGGCAGATAAAAAATTCATCAATAAAATTACCAGACTTTTCGAAAACAGATTAAAAGCTATTGAAGCTGACAATTTAGATTGGGCACTTGGAGAATGGCTTGCGTATGCAACACTTTTATCGGAAGGTCATAATGTTAGAATTTCTGGTGAAGATGTAGAAAGAGGTACTTTCTCTCACAGACATGCTGTGGTAAAAACTGAAGATACAGAAGAAGAATATATTCCTTTAAGACATGTTTCTGAGAGCAGATTCGATATCTATAATTCTCACCTTTCAGAATATGGAGTTCTTGGGTTCGATTACGGGTATGCAATGGCTTCTCCAAATACATTAACAATCTGGGAATCTCAATTTGGAGATTTTGTAAACGGAGCTCAGATTATTGTAGACCAATATTTGGCTGCAGCAGAAGAAAAATGGAAAATTCAGGATGGTTTGGTAATGTTATTGCCTCACGGTTCGGAAGGACAAGGTGCAGAGCACTCTTCTGCAAGATTAGAAAGATTTCTAACGCTTTGTGCGAATGAAAATATGGTTGTGGCGAACATTACGTCTCCAGCCAACTATTTCCACTTACTGAGAAGACAATTAAAATGGTCTTTCAGAAAGCCTCTTATTGTAATGAGTCCGAAATCATTGTTAAGACATCCAAAAGTGGTTTCTCCTTTGGAAGATTTTGCCAATGGAAGTTTCCAACCTATATTAGATGATCCAAATGCAGAAGCTGGTAAAATAGAAAAATTAGTTCTTTGCTCTGGTAAACTTTACTTTGAACTTTTAGCTAAGCAGGAAGAATTAAACTGTGATACAGTTGCTTTGGTAAGATTCGAACAGCTTTATCCTTTACAGAATGATGCTATTGAGAAGATTTTTGCAAAATATAGCAATGCAAAATCTATTATTTGGGCACAGGAAGAGCCAGAAAATATGGGAGCTTGGTCTTATATTTTGAGAAATTTCAGAGATACAGGAATTCAGGTAATTGCTCCGGTTCCGAGTGGTGCTCCAGCTCCTGGAAGTTATAAAATGTTTGAAAAAAATCAGAACGCGGTAATCAACAGAGTATTCGATAGAGATGATGCTCCTGCCAAAAGACCTGTAACTGCTTAA
- a CDS encoding DUF7832 domain-containing protein, whose amino-acid sequence MVIYDDASWHFGSDFPKNLPQQNSASHTGMFFFWCVENNMISSDLKKNASTSLEKLKQKQITGAEFILDELKGVFSELHLTEMGNSFAKDYYVDDTDFGEEYSSFANDYIHLFDLKAEQMGFEYETFYHIEDSFENYNLMKQMIQHRFEEWKIYRNLN is encoded by the coding sequence ATGGTTATATATGACGATGCTTCCTGGCATTTCGGAAGTGATTTCCCGAAGAATCTTCCTCAGCAAAACAGTGCTTCTCATACAGGTATGTTTTTCTTTTGGTGTGTTGAAAATAATATGATTTCTTCTGACTTAAAGAAAAATGCTTCAACTAGTCTTGAAAAACTCAAACAAAAACAAATAACCGGTGCAGAATTTATTCTTGATGAGCTGAAAGGTGTTTTTTCTGAATTACATCTTACTGAAATGGGAAATAGTTTCGCGAAAGATTATTATGTTGATGATACAGATTTTGGGGAAGAATACAGTTCTTTCGCAAATGATTATATTCATCTTTTCGACTTAAAAGCTGAGCAAATGGGTTTTGAATACGAAACTTTTTATCATATTGAAGACAGCTTCGAAAATTACAATCTTATGAAACAAATGATACAGCATCGTTTTGAAGAATGGAAAATTTACAGAAATCTAAATTAA
- a CDS encoding SRPBCC family protein has product MRFIKIITVIIALLVGIYAASMYFFVDDSKKFTIEKEVDFPLEKVFAQFNNLQNFTRWNNFFASSKSIAIDYYIPYEGQGSAISYNDPKSDDGGEMFIRYSNPNKTLRYQLFEDEDENPTLIDVKFSPVSAEKTKITWFVHTPKLSLLSRAQNFWTEDKFADNIDKSMLNLKNVLSNKVEKDNMLATIKYDSVMVEKEEEKMILGVNVSASNKKDALFKNIVMNFNKVNNFVTMDLGKKNDEIGYPVLITDADNYKDKEVSYFLGIPLSKKIGVTDNNFSFRSVNPTENYVIYYKGSYERRIRAIQQLIQKAKKDEMRFGDVYQTFIESPSEGSDVNMKLSLSVYK; this is encoded by the coding sequence ATGCGTTTTATTAAAATTATAACGGTTATTATTGCTTTGCTCGTAGGGATTTATGCAGCATCTATGTATTTTTTTGTGGATGACAGTAAAAAGTTCACGATAGAAAAAGAAGTAGATTTTCCTTTGGAAAAAGTGTTTGCCCAATTCAATAATCTGCAGAATTTTACCCGATGGAATAATTTTTTTGCCAGTTCAAAATCTATAGCCATAGATTATTACATTCCTTACGAAGGTCAGGGAAGTGCCATCAGTTATAATGATCCTAAAAGTGATGACGGTGGAGAAATGTTCATCAGATATTCCAATCCTAATAAAACTTTAAGATACCAGCTTTTCGAGGATGAAGATGAAAATCCGACTCTTATCGATGTTAAATTTTCTCCTGTTTCTGCCGAAAAAACAAAAATAACCTGGTTTGTTCATACACCAAAATTATCTTTACTGTCCAGAGCTCAAAATTTCTGGACGGAGGATAAATTTGCAGACAATATAGATAAGAGCATGCTTAATCTAAAAAATGTTCTCAGCAATAAAGTTGAAAAAGACAATATGCTCGCCACTATAAAATATGATAGTGTAATGGTGGAAAAGGAGGAAGAAAAGATGATTTTAGGCGTTAATGTAAGCGCTTCCAACAAAAAAGATGCTTTATTTAAAAACATCGTGATGAATTTTAATAAAGTGAACAATTTTGTAACGATGGATTTGGGCAAAAAAAACGATGAAATTGGTTATCCGGTTTTAATAACAGATGCAGATAATTATAAAGATAAAGAAGTTTCTTATTTTTTAGGAATTCCTTTGTCGAAAAAAATAGGAGTTACAGATAATAATTTCAGTTTCAGATCGGTAAACCCTACCGAAAACTATGTAATTTATTATAAAGGCAGCTACGAAAGAAGAATAAGAGCAATTCAGCAGCTCATTCAGAAAGCCAAAAAAGATGAAATGAGGTTTGGTGATGTGTATCAGACTTTTATAGAATCTCCTTCGGAAGGAAGTGACGTAAATATGAAGCTGTCTTTATCTGTTTATAAATAA
- a CDS encoding 3'-5' exonuclease has translation MDFCALDFETATHEKNSACELGICIVQNSKIVETKTWLIKPPSYPYFHPRNIDVHGIYPEDVKDAPTFEDIWYEVEEMMYGTLMIAHNASFDAGVLRGCFNHYGIFAPTMHYLCSIQLAKKSWDYLPRYGLKHLAEYHNIEFKHHRAGDDAEACAKISLLAFEKLLLTTNEEISDYMKTKIKCL, from the coding sequence ATGGATTTTTGTGCTTTAGATTTCGAAACTGCTACTCACGAGAAAAATTCTGCTTGTGAGTTGGGAATTTGCATCGTACAAAACTCCAAGATTGTTGAAACTAAAACCTGGCTTATTAAACCGCCAAGTTATCCTTACTTCCATCCGAGAAATATAGATGTACACGGAATTTATCCTGAAGATGTAAAAGATGCTCCTACATTTGAAGATATTTGGTATGAAGTTGAAGAAATGATGTACGGAACTCTAATGATTGCCCACAATGCAAGTTTTGATGCCGGAGTTTTAAGAGGCTGTTTTAATCATTATGGAATTTTTGCTCCAACAATGCATTATCTGTGCAGTATTCAGCTTGCAAAGAAATCTTGGGATTATCTTCCCCGTTATGGTTTAAAACATTTAGCTGAATATCATAATATTGAATTTAAACATCATAGAGCTGGAGATGATGCCGAAGCTTGTGCTAAAATCTCACTCCTAGCCTTTGAAAAACTTTTATTAACCACTAACGAAGAAATTTCTGACTATATGAAAACGAAAATTAAATGTTTATAG
- a CDS encoding thioredoxin family protein, whose protein sequence is MKKLLITGLLSFGILTFSQELKEKTNERETNKALLIKTDHAELQAQKKAAEEKSTLPKPYNPKANAEQDIKKLIAKAKKENKNIMIQAGGNWCIWCLRFNQFVQTNDELKKIVDKNFLYYHLNYSPDNKNEKVFAKYDKPGDKFGYPVFIVLDKTGKLIHIQRSDVLEEGKGYGLEKVKDFFLQWVPKK, encoded by the coding sequence ATGAAAAAATTGTTGATAACAGGGCTTTTAAGCTTTGGAATCCTTACTTTCTCTCAGGAATTGAAAGAAAAAACGAATGAAAGAGAAACCAATAAAGCGCTGTTGATAAAAACAGATCATGCAGAATTGCAGGCTCAAAAAAAAGCAGCAGAAGAGAAATCTACATTACCAAAACCTTACAATCCGAAGGCTAATGCAGAACAGGATATTAAAAAACTAATTGCAAAAGCTAAAAAAGAGAATAAAAATATCATGATTCAGGCGGGTGGAAATTGGTGTATTTGGTGTTTAAGATTCAACCAGTTTGTTCAGACTAATGACGAGCTTAAAAAAATTGTAGATAAAAACTTTCTGTATTATCATCTTAATTATTCTCCCGATAATAAGAATGAAAAAGTTTTTGCTAAATACGATAAACCGGGAGATAAATTCGGATATCCAGTCTTTATTGTTCTCGATAAGACCGGAAAGCTCATTCACATTCAAAGAAGTGATGTTTTAGAAGAAGGTAAAGGATACGGCTTGGAGAAAGTAAAAGATTTTTTTCTACAATGGGTTCCTAAAAAGTAA
- a CDS encoding glycosyltransferase family 2 protein translates to MNVKNEKIAVVILNWNGKVWLEKFLPSVTENSEEAEIYVIDNLSTDDSVDFLKREYPQIKIVINTENLGFAGGYNAGLKNINAEYYCLLNSDVEVTPNWIEPVIHLFENNSEIAAIQPKILSYENKTKFEFAGAGGGLIDNLGYPYCRGRVFDEVEEDLGQYDDEKEIFWASGCCFFIRSRDFWEQNGFDERFFAHQEEIDLCWRLINSGRKIYYTGKSKIYHVGGGTLNKQSPQKTFLNIRNNLSMMAKNLPFPKLIPLIFFRLCLDGVASFYFAYKNGFAHLWAVARGHFGFYAQLPETIRRRQKHQKKDYYQSKWLIFKHFLGQKNI, encoded by the coding sequence ATGAATGTAAAAAATGAAAAGATTGCCGTTGTTATACTTAATTGGAATGGCAAGGTTTGGCTTGAAAAATTTCTTCCGAGTGTCACTGAAAATTCTGAAGAAGCAGAGATATATGTAATCGACAATTTATCAACAGATGATTCTGTAGATTTTTTAAAAAGAGAATATCCACAAATAAAAATTGTAATTAATACCGAAAATCTTGGTTTTGCAGGTGGTTATAATGCAGGTTTAAAGAACATTAATGCAGAATATTATTGCCTTCTGAATTCTGATGTGGAAGTCACTCCAAATTGGATTGAACCTGTAATACACCTTTTTGAAAACAATAGCGAAATTGCAGCAATTCAGCCTAAAATTTTATCTTATGAAAACAAGACAAAGTTTGAATTTGCCGGTGCTGGTGGCGGATTAATTGATAATTTAGGTTATCCTTATTGCCGAGGAAGAGTTTTTGATGAGGTTGAAGAAGATTTAGGACAATATGACGACGAAAAAGAAATTTTTTGGGCTTCCGGATGTTGTTTTTTTATTCGATCCAGAGATTTTTGGGAACAAAATGGTTTTGATGAAAGATTTTTTGCCCATCAGGAAGAAATAGATCTTTGCTGGAGATTAATTAATTCCGGAAGGAAAATTTATTATACCGGAAAATCTAAAATTTACCACGTAGGAGGCGGTACTTTAAACAAACAAAGTCCTCAAAAAACTTTTCTCAATATTCGGAATAATTTATCAATGATGGCAAAAAACTTACCTTTCCCAAAATTAATTCCTTTGATTTTTTTCCGGTTATGCTTAGACGGAGTTGCATCTTTTTACTTTGCCTATAAAAATGGTTTTGCCCATCTTTGGGCTGTGGCAAGAGGTCATTTTGGATTTTACGCTCAATTACCTGAAACAATAAGACGCAGACAAAAGCATCAAAAAAAAGACTATTATCAAAGCAAGTGGCTTATTTTCAAACACTTTCTTGGACAGAAAAATATCTAA